One part of the Lapillicoccus jejuensis genome encodes these proteins:
- a CDS encoding DUF4191 domain-containing protein, with protein sequence MAKDAKDPQDAGTAKKPGRFAQLRQIFDAARQVDPRITWWMLGAFLVTVAVVTGIGALLGHWLYALFLGILFGLLAALVTMSRRAEKAAYRQIEGQVGAASAALTSLRRGWFYDREPVAADAQKPGDLSGAALVYRATGRPGIVLVGEGPRARVAKLLAAERKRVERVAPGVPVTLVRVGDGDDEIPLTKLVGRVQRLKPVLTKDEVSVVNKRLKALGGMRPPLPKGVDPSRAAKQRMDRRALRGR encoded by the coding sequence ATGGCCAAGGACGCGAAGGACCCGCAGGACGCCGGCACGGCGAAGAAGCCCGGACGGTTCGCCCAGCTGCGGCAGATCTTCGACGCCGCCCGCCAGGTCGACCCGAGGATCACCTGGTGGATGCTCGGGGCCTTCCTCGTCACGGTCGCCGTCGTCACCGGCATCGGCGCCCTGCTCGGCCACTGGCTCTACGCGCTCTTCCTCGGCATCCTCTTCGGCCTGCTCGCCGCCCTGGTGACGATGAGCCGGCGGGCCGAGAAGGCGGCGTACCGGCAGATCGAGGGTCAGGTGGGCGCGGCGTCGGCGGCCCTCACCTCGCTGCGCCGCGGCTGGTTCTACGACCGCGAGCCGGTCGCCGCCGACGCGCAGAAGCCGGGGGACCTGTCCGGCGCCGCGCTGGTCTACCGCGCGACCGGGCGCCCCGGCATCGTCCTCGTCGGCGAGGGGCCGCGGGCCCGCGTCGCCAAGCTGCTCGCCGCCGAGCGCAAGCGCGTCGAGCGCGTCGCGCCGGGCGTGCCCGTCACCCTCGTGCGGGTCGGTGACGGCGACGACGAGATCCCGCTGACCAAGCTGGTCGGTCGGGTCCAGCGCCTCAAGCCGGTCCTCACCAAGGACGAGGTGTCGGTCGTCAACAAGCGCCTCAAGGCGCTCGGCGGCATGCGCCCGCCGCTGCCGAAGGGCGTCGACCCCTCGCGTGCGGCCAAGCAGCGCATGGACCGCCGCGCCCTGCGCGGTCGCTGA
- the lipA gene encoding lipoyl synthase: MTIAPEGRRLLRVEARNNETPIERKPEWIRTTAKMGPAYTELHSMVKSEGLHTVCQEAGCPNIFECWEDKEATFLIGGDTCTRRCDFCDIASGRPQPLDPGEPLKVAESVRRMGLRYSTVTGVARDDQPDGAASLYAETIRQIHALNPNTGVEILPPDFGAKPELVGQVFDARPEVFAHNLETVPRIFKQIRPAFTYEKSLRVLSMAREAELVTKSNLILGMGETDTEIEEAIRDLHGAGCDILTITQYLRPSTLHHPVDRWVKPEEFVHWSQLAEEIGFKGVMAGPLVRSSYRAGRLWATAMRRWGRPIPEHLAHLAEAAQSPARQEAASLVAARAAVS, translated from the coding sequence ATGACCATCGCCCCCGAGGGCCGCCGCCTGCTGCGCGTCGAGGCCCGCAACAACGAGACCCCGATCGAGCGCAAGCCGGAGTGGATCCGCACGACCGCCAAGATGGGGCCGGCCTACACCGAGCTGCACTCGATGGTGAAGTCGGAGGGGCTGCACACGGTCTGCCAGGAGGCGGGCTGCCCCAACATCTTCGAGTGCTGGGAGGACAAGGAGGCGACGTTCCTCATCGGCGGCGACACCTGCACCCGCCGGTGCGACTTCTGCGACATCGCCTCCGGCCGCCCCCAGCCGCTCGACCCGGGCGAGCCGCTCAAGGTCGCCGAGTCGGTGCGGCGGATGGGGCTGCGCTACTCGACCGTCACCGGCGTCGCCCGCGACGACCAGCCCGACGGCGCCGCCTCGCTCTACGCCGAGACCATCCGCCAGATCCACGCGCTCAACCCGAACACCGGGGTCGAGATCCTCCCGCCCGACTTCGGCGCCAAGCCCGAGCTCGTCGGGCAGGTGTTCGACGCGCGGCCCGAGGTCTTCGCCCACAACCTCGAGACGGTGCCGCGGATCTTCAAGCAGATCCGCCCCGCCTTCACCTACGAGAAGTCGCTGCGCGTGCTGTCGATGGCCCGCGAGGCCGAGCTGGTGACCAAGAGCAACCTCATCCTCGGCATGGGCGAGACCGACACGGAGATCGAGGAGGCCATCCGCGACCTGCACGGGGCGGGCTGCGACATCCTCACGATCACGCAGTACCTGCGCCCGTCGACGCTGCACCACCCGGTCGACCGCTGGGTCAAGCCGGAGGAGTTCGTGCACTGGTCGCAGCTGGCCGAGGAGATCGGCTTCAAGGGCGTCATGGCCGGGCCGCTCGTCCGCTCGTCGTACCGCGCGGGTCGTCTGTGGGCGACCGCGATGCGGCGCTGGGGCCGGCCGATCCCGGAGCACCTGGCCCACCTGGCGGAGGCGGCGCAGTCGCCGGCGCGGCAGGAGGCCGCGTCGCTGGTGGCCGCCCGCGCGGCCGTATCCTGA